The proteins below come from a single Sorghum bicolor cultivar BTx623 chromosome 4, Sorghum_bicolor_NCBIv3, whole genome shotgun sequence genomic window:
- the LOC110434760 gene encoding serine/arginine repetitive matrix protein 1-like: protein MPATCPATVRKPRITVSALGALGGALQEPEPPLPLPHSPWRRHPRLHHPRRARHSRAHGEQKPERHRLSPPRPSPLSRSSALSPRRAPTPRRRRPHAVAATRLALALDHDAAKHHRASPAGARGRDVDHAGATGSRARRPRPTLLYRHSRRQRRAAATPSCTRRRPQPRRPSAMTTTVSCRPRTGTARHVELLCTTSPSHRKRSLDAVLVVPPRACCPSATSSPWSAPSPAIPDALVCLYVEPRHQANCGSELAAVTNPTLSTMTTCPDDAHGPRYYA from the coding sequence ATGCCCGCCACGTGCCCAGCCACGGTACGGAAACCGAGGATCACCGTCAGTGCCCTCGGAGCCCTAGGCGGTGCCCTACAAGAACCAGAGCCACCGCTGCCCTTGCCCCATTCCCCATGGCGCCGCCACCCTCGTCTGCACCACCCGCGGCGAGCCCGTCACAGCCGCGCCCACGGCGAGCAGAAGCCTGAGCGCCACCGCTTGTCGCCCCCACGACCCTCACCGTTGAGCAGGAGCTCCGCGCTCTCGCCGCGCAGAGCCCCGACCCCGCGACGccgtcgtccgcacgccgtgGCCGCGACacgcctcgccctcgccctggACCACGACGCCGCCAAGCACCACCGCGCCTCACCCGCCGGGGCACGAGGCCGCGACGTCGACCACGCGGGTGCCACGGGCAGCCGAGCACGGAGACCCCGACCAACTCTGCTCTACCGGCATTCACGGCGCCAACGCCGAGCCGCCGCAACGCCGAGCTGCACGCGACGTCGCCCGCAACCACGACGCCCGAGCGCCATGACCACGACCGTGTCGTGCCGTCCTCGCACCGGAACCGCCCGCCACGTCGAGCTCCTGTGCACAACCTCGCCGAGCCACCGCAAGCGAAGCCTCGACGCCGTCCTCGTCGTGCCGCCACGAGCGTGTTGCCCCTCCGCGACGTCCTCGCCGTGGTCTGCTCCGAGCCCGGCCATCCCCGACGCCCTGGTCTGCCTCTACGTCGAGCCGCGCCACCAAGCCAACTGCGGCTCTGAGCTCGCCGCGGTCACCAACCCAACCCTGTCCACCATGACGACGTGCCCCGACGACGCGCATGGACCCCGCTATTATGCGTGA